Proteins from a single region of Rhipicephalus sanguineus isolate Rsan-2018 chromosome 5, BIME_Rsan_1.4, whole genome shotgun sequence:
- the LOC119395062 gene encoding uncharacterized protein LOC119395062 has product MESKLTESDTGFNLTYWDQGVICPRRLPALFYADDIVLLADNTKDLQQLLDICSEEARAIGLRFNPAKSACMVVVSQEDRTQHTASRLILQGNPVEWTNSYRYLGVTLSAAPHYALHYENELRPKAIRKRAFLNSRALWAFNKFEVTRELWKSVAVPALTFAKSVLCLSSGTRQSLEIRQREAGRAALGVHRGVPSEAVQGEVGWSSFEVREAVAKLAYERRLSQLPDGRWAREVNKYIHLKCINTRWVLRTKRLAERYGVAPCRLTEKPQQDRRVKVREAVQEAESVCWRKTATEKPALSVYSKAKQAIEKEPMYENSKGSGLLCEARCGMLRTRLLRARYTPNLDTTCPLCTLEDESMEHIVLH; this is encoded by the coding sequence ATGGAGAGTAAACTCACGGAAAGTGACACAGGCTTCAACCTCACCTACTGGGACCAGGGAGTGATCTGCCCACGCCGCCTGCCAGCCTTATTCTACGCCGACGACATTGTGCTGCTGGCTGACAACACAAAGGACTTGCAGCAACTGCTGGACATATGTTCAGAGGAAGCACGGGCCATCGGTCTGCGTTTCAACCCCGCAAAGTCAGCATGCATGGTGGTGGTGAGCCAAGAGGACCGCACGCAACACACTGCAAGCAGGCTAATACTCCAGGGAAACCCTGTAGAGTGGACAAACTCTTACAGGTACTTGGGAGTAACACTGTCTGCTGCACCACATTACGCACTCCACTATGAGAATGAACTCAGGCCCAAGGCAATAAGGAAACGTGCCTTTCTAAACAGCAGGGCACTCTGGGCTTTTAACAAATTCGAGGTCACCAGAGAACTGTGGAAGTCAGTAGCTGTCCCGGCCCTTACTTTTGCAAAGAGTGTGCTGTGCCTGTCCTCCGGGACACGTCAGTCCCTGGAAATACGTCAGAGGGAGGCAGGTAGGGCGGCACTGGGGGTCCACAGGGGCGTACCAAGTGAGGCGGTGCAGGGCGAGGTGGGCTGGTCCTCCTTTGAGGTACGGGAGGCAGTGGCGAAACTCGCTTACGAGCGACGACTGAGCCAACTCCCAGACGGGCGTTGGGCACGTGAGGTGAACAAGTACATCCACCTAAAGTGCATTAACACCAGGTGGGTGCTACGCACAAAACGCCTGGCCGAGCGGTACGGGGTCGCACCATGCCGACTTACGGAGAAACCTCAGCAGGACAGGAGAGTGAAGGTCCGGGAAGCTGTCCAAGAGGCCGAAAGTGTCTGCTGGCGGAAGACAGCAACAGAGAAGCCCGCTTTGAGTGTCTACAGTAAGGCAAAACAAGCGATCGAGAAGGAGCCGATGTATGAGAACTCAAAGGGAAGCGGTCTTCTGTGCGAGGCCAGATGCGGTATGCTACGAACCCGACTGCTGCGGGCGAGGTACACGCCCAACCTTGACACTACATGCCCGCTTTGCACCCTGGAAGACGAAAGCATGGAGCACATTGTGCTCCACTGA